A section of the Arabiibacter massiliensis genome encodes:
- a CDS encoding SpaA isopeptide-forming pilin-related protein — protein MASTSLKHATALGRKATAVALAFFIAFMGVPFEAFAAQADPGAEPGSQLAAVGEGEGSEVVETAPPVEGSNAPTGELGADPEPGTGAPSAGEGEGEGPETDGPAGEAPQDPQPRDLTDDEGVLDIALAGLAYVDADGAEALVAADAEGDVDASGVDPQLLADAELRLKATVQPGAVRAGDTFAVSVPQAWCALPASEQLAAANDQLGDRATLALADGALVVTFTEAAAEAVEAFELGLAYPLALADGALKDEPATVELPLQGGAAATLTLPAKPQDAGPAPEDDAVLGAAPMMLAAPASTGTDVTQDTDQLDLGLVTFSYLDAAGKKHEVPVTEDAAGKKHLDFSSVPFASIGKMSMEVDFQILLDDATRAIEKGDYYRYKLPRIFTIADNPTPQNIVAPTGDVLGTFTIVGGVIRVEFAEAVNIDEGNIDIVGGVACEFDLNGDELSSTGPIEEEWTLQTGGTTYVFEAPKSSTDLEGIEKTGVFNKGEGTVTWTIAVGTDPKSAGAPLKGVTVADTYDKAKQERVVVRDAQGNELSVTETPAGFEYTFPDDSTAVAPYELTVTADVADDVLKAAANGEQTLGNEAQMSAPVNSSVTVTGDPHAAGSATVPPFGLDKQGTPLNSSIIAWDIVVNKDAAGSAQNVVVYDRLDQRAAYIDGTLMVGKDKVPVNPNPTPTDQTYALITPDLDNPGSTLMEIHFAGTVSDERHITFDTNINASAQPDETIKFPNTAWMTYNWPRGTGVGPGVAPRPLNIGTDFQVVYLDKETPDYDSHTGVIDWTIKPSTRTGNYTRGVITDDIPADQEFVDGSVVVKRGGVPLSAAELAAVFSRAGSRLTFTFDKTDYDLNDIEISFKTKALNFQNENMVNHEYVNAAHLDVYQGADRKFQADDTARRTFQNEFLAKTSDYSVVDDPSGGSTGYVHYQIVLNKNQMPSKNLKLSDNLGALATQVVDASGAKIDDVPADKWNIATDAAHAIKVTKTEGDTTADVTDATQVAKWIADRKIDASFGDTSACYTVDLWLTLDKAELQRLQKKYGGSFSLRPVNKATASSDTFKGGTPVDVTCTGAADSDDIDNRLVAKSADGSHQADGYLEYRININPNGSDLAGAVITDTPDPSIEIDPDSVALYRAKHEEGGAIAEAVGAAVDASAWTKELAYDAGADRAVLKVGLPDGTASYVLKYRARVVSAPSGNSVTNKVNLVSTDGQEGFDRCEAEVDSSSWGWLTKKAIYKFVKADEFGEKATPIAGIVFKLYEDAARTKLVKTAVSNAQGIVAFYGLEKYTTYYYEEDLASVPGKYQVLAYSEATCQFTTGDAGSSTIASAAVKNKRTTSKVPVEIAKTFEGAGSLNPQSTFKLYLYPNGFNGGKKVAVKVEANADGSYSYADGVGSEELQNRAADGTLVISGLPWGDYGLEEVDPARGYAAYEGMKCFSVAAPAVAGGAWSVNYAPANAPEAVGASAGIENAKTLIAVNKTTPTGNDLAGAVLRIYEDNAGTKGGLAKDPFDSDGPFEYTASRGESFTWEIAGLPAGTYWLSEDTAPTDPDVGRFEDVKFEVDKYGKLSVLSGGGSADVQTIKVVDEANKVSVKKLDQWGAGVAGATLELQKRDGATWVPVPGAAWTPATAVDAAAGHDFGGLERDATYRVVETGTLPAGYVTANHEAQQVIEFTIDEYGKVTNTDLHNGQAFDGANGTFKNSQNGNSFTMRNERIVGHAEFVKHDTTLKDDGTNKTLAGVSFDLYLKGTTGDTLVNTGHFVSDANGKVTTQDSTLKFASDLDTAMAGEPISRGLPEGTYYFKEVATYDDFVFDKDNPLVTDTFTVDGAGQHFTWKSGGSFGDVATVTKDGGIITNEPLNATVLLWKSRTEMQYPGVGATFELRDKATGQVVDRQKTNWGNRVFKNTIKETDSNGNIPTASNFMSGSLLFVNVPEGTYEVVETVPPPGCKLDPTQKIEEVVVTRERANVEYRVDTDGSGWITNEVNEFSVEKAGQSGQSIVGTKFELSGVDGATFAEAGVGPISWEVTDSETNHVIEGELIADSVYKLAETAPAPGYQLAADVYLQMTKNGDLQQSTSAAGPWTPVENNKLTVTNELNKLSIAKKDQFGKSVSGATLQLLETVGDVTSPIIEWNTSTDNPKDITGKLIAGNEYTLHESATPDGYLTAADQVIRMTAAGQLQVKNASGGWDDVAGNALAFVNELSLAHAKIVKTETGGAPFTGATFDLCKKNGTVLIGGITLAIDGDGKASWSTQSASGTNPDTGEPFSEGLANGEYYFVETATDNDHVLDDATHLAFTLDNATHGTTVEKEAVNEKMNASMSLLKVDASATATPVEGAAFDLAYTPAGSTSSTTTTLTTGSDGLIKAENLGKGSYTLKETGTDASYKNGGFEATFTVTDGCQDVPLVIGRDAVGQAPYNLTIAADEAHLLAGSLSNERVPGTVNVEKQDAGGNALAGVTFEVRKASDDKAVASKTTDGQGKATFADLPWDSYYLVETAVPAGYVLDDTPHGFAIGKGVLTKNFTVAGDGAITNKQNEFTLEKYAAGDATGLSGATFTITGTFADGTGEETRTLLDAAQSVTWTGQLVGGSTYAITETVPPKGYQTVPAFDVIMNADGTLSFPGAHEGVMLDGTTTIKVSDPKNTASIAKVDAEGANLAAARFKLSGTFADGSTERTWTSTASDEPLEGLLVAGAEYVLTEEAPAPGYTLPTTLPATLRMTNDGQLERKDGSDWVAEAGNRFVVEDAKNALTLSKQDEGGNPLSGASFEIKGTFADGTTGVRTMLDGASSATLTGELVAGNSYTVHEVVPPDGYVKMDDFAIVMNADGTVKADGTLPDGVSIEGHAIVVKDVQNTFTLAKYAEDGTTELAGATFEIAGTFAGGTAEETRELLNGAKSETNPGMLVGGNSYTLHEKTPPEGYKPVGDFQVTMGADGTLSLVGTPDGVSRDGNAIKVKNEQIKASLAKVGEDGGLLAGATLELAGKFANTAETKLTWTSSGTEAWNLDGKLIAGETYTLTEPRLAGHLTLPAEGIELAVGDDGVLSITRNQQLDGTDGMVDAASLVDNGLRLNLLNVAIAADVELTKTLDGAGALSGVTFDLYEEGAGSPLKSGLVTDADGKIKVEGLPEGSYYFVETATVDGAVVDTDHQTFTVGEGQHHTVVPVAMDNTSFKTSVSLAKVDGTSGEALAGAQFALFKQDGSGAFQPVGSPVSTNEHGMVSFTMGERGTYRVQETAAPVGYVYDASAPYTAEFTVENTRAFQNETLELAENVDAATAAKYDLTVENARYKDGFVANERKLGTVTLAKADASTGDPLNGAEFELYAAGDPATLLGTYTTGDPAGDGVLSIADLAWGDYYLQEARADGYKLDATHREFSIGATELSIDLGTVGNDPIVFSFDKLELYAESCSDPVLGAEDPAAVRPLEGAEFTLFADEACTQPVKLADGSPAAAASDAGGLVRFERVVAGSCFVKETAVPDGRADNPVVYALDIATDGTVTRFAPTGQGEGVLTQVVNDVHRADIRIKKVAETDEGKVLPNSVYGLFKRVAPAPRMLARAILPQAAGPEGGLQLVAKATTGPDGFLTFKGILMDTEYVIQELVAPDGSLVSKNPVKLTFAMGEDGAPRIVAFEDGSGTAKVDENGNIVWREPQVIVGFAKTDPSGALLAGAQLQVVDEAGAVVGEPWTSSADGEHLIEGVLTAGKTYRLVETQAPTGYQKAADVEFTVDDPKLGPDEGHVQHVTMVDHPLPAVPASPKPGALLRTGDPAAQMALLAGGVALACGAVAGAASLRRRRKS, from the coding sequence ATGGCATCAACATCGCTCAAACACGCCACTGCTCTGGGACGAAAGGCGACTGCGGTCGCCCTCGCATTCTTCATAGCCTTCATGGGCGTGCCCTTCGAGGCGTTCGCGGCCCAGGCCGATCCGGGCGCCGAGCCCGGGTCCCAGCTGGCGGCCGTCGGCGAAGGCGAGGGCTCCGAGGTCGTCGAGACCGCGCCGCCCGTCGAAGGCTCGAACGCTCCTACGGGCGAGCTCGGCGCAGACCCCGAGCCCGGCACGGGCGCGCCCTCCGCAGGCGAGGGCGAAGGGGAGGGCCCCGAGACCGACGGCCCCGCCGGCGAGGCCCCGCAGGATCCTCAGCCGCGCGATCTCACCGATGACGAGGGCGTCCTGGACATCGCGTTGGCTGGTTTGGCCTACGTGGACGCCGACGGCGCCGAGGCCCTCGTTGCGGCCGATGCCGAGGGCGACGTGGATGCCTCGGGCGTCGACCCGCAGCTTTTGGCCGACGCCGAGCTGCGCCTCAAGGCGACGGTGCAGCCGGGCGCCGTGCGCGCGGGCGACACGTTCGCCGTGTCCGTGCCGCAGGCGTGGTGCGCCCTGCCCGCGAGCGAGCAGCTGGCCGCTGCCAACGATCAGCTGGGCGACCGGGCGACGCTCGCCCTTGCGGACGGCGCGCTGGTCGTCACGTTCACCGAGGCGGCCGCCGAGGCCGTGGAAGCCTTCGAGCTGGGGCTGGCCTATCCGCTCGCGCTCGCCGACGGCGCGCTGAAGGACGAGCCCGCCACCGTGGAGCTGCCCCTGCAAGGCGGCGCGGCCGCCACGCTCACGCTCCCTGCGAAGCCGCAGGACGCCGGTCCGGCCCCCGAGGACGACGCGGTCCTGGGCGCGGCTCCGATGATGCTCGCCGCGCCGGCCTCCACCGGCACGGACGTCACGCAGGACACGGACCAGCTCGATCTGGGGCTCGTGACGTTCTCCTACCTGGATGCCGCCGGCAAGAAGCACGAGGTGCCCGTCACCGAGGACGCCGCCGGCAAAAAGCACCTCGACTTCTCCAGCGTGCCCTTCGCCTCCATCGGGAAGATGAGCATGGAGGTGGACTTCCAGATCCTGCTCGACGACGCGACCCGCGCCATCGAGAAGGGCGACTACTACCGCTACAAGCTCCCGCGCATATTCACCATCGCAGACAATCCGACTCCGCAGAACATCGTGGCGCCCACCGGCGACGTGCTGGGCACGTTCACCATCGTGGGCGGCGTGATACGCGTGGAGTTCGCGGAGGCCGTGAACATCGACGAGGGCAACATCGACATCGTCGGCGGCGTGGCGTGCGAGTTCGACCTCAACGGGGACGAGCTGAGCAGCACCGGCCCGATCGAGGAAGAGTGGACGCTGCAGACGGGCGGCACCACGTACGTGTTCGAAGCCCCCAAGTCGTCCACCGACCTCGAGGGCATCGAGAAGACCGGCGTCTTCAACAAGGGCGAGGGTACGGTGACGTGGACCATCGCCGTGGGCACCGATCCCAAGTCGGCCGGCGCGCCCCTCAAGGGCGTCACCGTGGCCGACACGTACGACAAGGCCAAGCAGGAACGCGTCGTCGTGCGCGACGCGCAGGGCAACGAGCTTTCCGTGACCGAGACGCCCGCGGGCTTCGAGTACACGTTCCCGGACGATTCGACCGCCGTGGCGCCCTACGAGCTTACCGTGACGGCCGACGTGGCGGACGACGTGCTGAAGGCCGCCGCCAATGGCGAGCAGACGCTGGGCAACGAGGCGCAGATGAGCGCTCCCGTCAACTCGTCGGTCACGGTGACGGGCGATCCGCACGCAGCCGGCTCCGCGACCGTGCCCCCGTTCGGCCTGGACAAGCAGGGCACGCCGCTCAACAGCAGCATCATCGCCTGGGATATCGTGGTGAACAAGGATGCCGCGGGCAGCGCTCAGAACGTGGTGGTGTACGACCGGCTGGACCAGCGCGCTGCCTACATCGACGGCACGCTCATGGTGGGCAAGGACAAGGTGCCAGTGAATCCCAATCCGACCCCGACCGACCAGACTTACGCCCTCATCACGCCCGATCTTGACAATCCCGGATCCACGCTCATGGAGATCCATTTCGCCGGCACGGTGAGCGACGAGCGGCACATCACGTTCGACACGAACATCAACGCCTCCGCCCAACCCGACGAGACCATAAAGTTTCCGAACACGGCGTGGATGACCTACAACTGGCCGCGCGGCACAGGCGTCGGGCCGGGCGTCGCACCCAGGCCGCTGAACATCGGCACCGACTTCCAGGTGGTGTACCTGGACAAGGAGACGCCGGACTACGATTCCCATACCGGCGTCATCGACTGGACCATCAAGCCCTCCACGCGCACCGGGAACTACACGCGCGGCGTGATAACCGACGATATCCCCGCCGACCAGGAATTCGTCGACGGCTCCGTGGTCGTGAAGCGCGGGGGCGTCCCGCTCTCGGCCGCCGAGCTGGCCGCCGTGTTCAGCCGCGCCGGATCCCGCCTGACCTTCACGTTCGACAAGACCGACTACGATCTCAACGACATCGAGATATCCTTCAAAACCAAGGCGCTCAACTTCCAAAACGAGAACATGGTGAACCATGAGTACGTGAACGCGGCGCATCTCGACGTGTACCAGGGGGCCGACCGCAAGTTCCAGGCCGACGACACCGCCCGGCGCACGTTCCAGAACGAGTTCTTGGCCAAGACGAGCGACTACTCCGTGGTGGACGACCCGAGCGGCGGTTCCACGGGCTACGTGCACTACCAAATCGTGCTCAACAAAAACCAGATGCCGAGCAAGAACCTGAAGCTCTCCGACAACCTGGGCGCGCTGGCGACGCAGGTGGTGGACGCGTCGGGCGCCAAGATCGACGACGTGCCCGCCGACAAGTGGAACATCGCCACAGACGCGGCGCACGCGATCAAGGTGACGAAGACGGAGGGCGATACGACGGCTGACGTGACCGATGCCACGCAGGTGGCGAAGTGGATCGCCGACAGGAAGATCGACGCGTCGTTCGGCGACACCTCGGCATGCTACACGGTGGACCTCTGGCTCACCCTCGACAAGGCCGAGCTGCAGCGGCTGCAGAAGAAGTACGGCGGCTCGTTCTCGCTTCGGCCCGTTAACAAGGCCACGGCCTCGTCCGATACATTCAAAGGCGGCACGCCGGTTGACGTGACGTGCACGGGTGCGGCCGACTCGGACGACATCGACAACCGCCTGGTGGCGAAGAGCGCCGACGGGTCGCACCAGGCCGACGGCTACCTGGAATACCGCATCAACATCAACCCGAACGGCTCGGATCTCGCCGGCGCCGTCATCACCGACACGCCCGACCCGTCGATCGAGATCGATCCGGACTCGGTGGCGCTCTACCGCGCGAAGCATGAGGAGGGCGGCGCGATCGCCGAGGCCGTGGGCGCTGCGGTGGACGCATCCGCATGGACGAAGGAGCTCGCCTACGACGCGGGCGCGGATCGCGCCGTGCTCAAGGTGGGGCTGCCTGACGGCACCGCGTCCTACGTGCTGAAGTACCGGGCGCGGGTGGTGAGCGCGCCCTCAGGAAACTCCGTCACGAACAAGGTGAACCTCGTCTCCACCGATGGCCAGGAGGGCTTCGACCGCTGCGAGGCGGAGGTCGACTCCAGCTCGTGGGGATGGCTCACGAAGAAGGCCATCTACAAGTTCGTGAAGGCCGACGAGTTCGGCGAGAAGGCCACGCCCATCGCGGGGATCGTGTTCAAGCTGTACGAGGACGCGGCGCGCACCAAGCTCGTCAAGACGGCCGTGTCGAATGCCCAGGGCATCGTGGCGTTCTACGGACTGGAGAAGTACACGACGTACTACTACGAGGAAGACCTGGCCAGCGTTCCCGGCAAGTACCAGGTGCTGGCTTACAGCGAGGCCACATGCCAGTTCACCACCGGCGATGCGGGGTCGAGCACCATCGCATCCGCCGCCGTGAAGAACAAGCGCACTACGAGCAAAGTGCCGGTGGAGATCGCGAAGACGTTCGAGGGCGCGGGGAGCTTGAACCCGCAGTCCACGTTCAAGCTGTACCTGTACCCCAACGGCTTCAACGGCGGCAAGAAGGTGGCCGTGAAGGTGGAAGCTAACGCGGATGGCTCGTATAGCTATGCGGACGGCGTCGGTTCGGAGGAGCTTCAGAATAGGGCCGCTGACGGTACGCTTGTGATTTCGGGCCTGCCGTGGGGCGACTACGGCCTGGAGGAGGTCGACCCCGCGCGGGGGTACGCCGCCTACGAGGGCATGAAGTGCTTCTCGGTGGCGGCACCCGCCGTTGCGGGCGGCGCTTGGAGCGTGAACTACGCGCCCGCGAACGCTCCGGAAGCCGTCGGCGCGAGCGCTGGCATCGAGAACGCGAAGACGCTCATCGCCGTGAATAAGACCACGCCTACGGGCAACGACCTGGCCGGCGCGGTTCTGAGGATCTACGAGGACAACGCCGGGACGAAGGGCGGGCTTGCGAAAGATCCCTTCGATTCCGACGGCCCCTTCGAGTACACGGCTTCGAGGGGCGAATCGTTCACCTGGGAAATCGCCGGCCTGCCGGCGGGCACGTACTGGCTGAGCGAGGACACCGCTCCCACCGACCCCGACGTGGGCAGGTTCGAGGATGTGAAGTTCGAGGTCGACAAGTACGGTAAGCTCTCGGTGCTCTCGGGCGGCGGCAGCGCCGACGTCCAGACCATCAAGGTGGTCGACGAGGCGAACAAGGTGTCCGTGAAGAAGCTCGACCAGTGGGGCGCGGGCGTCGCCGGCGCGACGCTTGAGCTGCAGAAGCGCGACGGCGCGACGTGGGTACCCGTGCCCGGCGCTGCATGGACGCCGGCGACGGCGGTGGATGCTGCGGCCGGCCACGACTTCGGCGGGCTCGAGCGCGATGCCACCTATCGCGTGGTCGAGACGGGGACGTTGCCAGCGGGCTATGTGACGGCGAACCATGAGGCCCAGCAGGTGATCGAGTTCACCATCGACGAGTACGGCAAGGTAACCAATACCGACCTGCATAACGGCCAAGCGTTCGACGGGGCCAACGGGACGTTCAAGAACTCCCAGAACGGCAACTCGTTCACGATGCGCAACGAGCGCATCGTGGGCCACGCCGAGTTCGTGAAGCACGATACCACGCTGAAGGACGACGGCACGAACAAGACGCTCGCGGGCGTGAGCTTCGACCTGTACCTGAAGGGCACGACAGGCGACACGCTGGTGAATACCGGCCACTTCGTGAGCGACGCGAACGGAAAGGTGACCACGCAGGACTCGACGCTCAAGTTTGCGAGCGACCTGGACACGGCGATGGCGGGGGAGCCCATCAGCCGGGGCCTGCCCGAGGGCACGTACTACTTCAAGGAAGTCGCCACGTACGACGACTTCGTGTTCGACAAGGACAATCCCCTCGTCACCGACACGTTCACCGTGGACGGAGCGGGCCAGCACTTCACCTGGAAGAGCGGCGGCTCCTTCGGCGATGTGGCAACCGTGACCAAGGACGGCGGCATTATAACGAACGAGCCGCTGAACGCAACGGTGCTCCTTTGGAAAAGTAGAACGGAAATGCAGTACCCAGGCGTTGGTGCTACGTTCGAGTTGCGCGATAAGGCTACGGGCCAAGTGGTCGACCGCCAAAAGACGAACTGGGGAAATCGTGTATTTAAAAACACAATCAAGGAGACCGACTCAAACGGCAACATCCCTACGGCGTCGAATTTCATGAGTGGATCGCTTTTGTTCGTGAATGTGCCAGAGGGCACCTATGAAGTAGTGGAGACGGTTCCGCCTCCCGGCTGCAAACTTGATCCCACGCAGAAGATTGAAGAAGTGGTCGTTACGCGAGAGCGCGCCAATGTTGAGTATCGGGTGGATACGGATGGCAGCGGTTGGATTACCAATGAAGTCAATGAATTCTCCGTCGAGAAGGCCGGGCAGAGCGGTCAGAGCATCGTAGGGACGAAGTTCGAACTCTCAGGTGTGGATGGCGCAACGTTCGCCGAGGCGGGCGTCGGCCCGATTTCCTGGGAGGTCACGGATTCCGAGACCAACCATGTAATCGAGGGAGAGCTTATTGCCGACAGCGTGTACAAGCTCGCCGAGACGGCGCCGGCTCCCGGCTATCAGCTGGCCGCCGACGTGTACCTGCAGATGACGAAGAATGGCGACCTGCAGCAGAGCACGTCCGCCGCCGGGCCATGGACGCCGGTGGAGAACAACAAGCTCACGGTGACGAACGAACTCAACAAATTGTCTATTGCGAAGAAAGACCAGTTCGGCAAATCTGTCTCTGGAGCGACGTTGCAGTTGTTGGAAACGGTCGGGGATGTGACGAGTCCCATCATTGAGTGGAATACTTCGACCGATAACCCGAAGGACATCACGGGCAAGCTGATCGCCGGCAACGAGTATACGCTCCATGAGAGCGCGACGCCCGACGGCTACCTGACGGCCGCCGACCAGGTCATCCGCATGACGGCTGCTGGGCAGCTGCAAGTGAAGAACGCCTCCGGCGGCTGGGACGACGTGGCGGGCAACGCGCTCGCGTTCGTGAACGAGCTGTCGCTCGCGCACGCGAAGATCGTGAAGACCGAAACGGGCGGCGCGCCGTTCACCGGCGCCACGTTCGACCTGTGCAAGAAGAACGGCACCGTCCTCATCGGCGGCATCACGCTCGCGATCGACGGCGACGGGAAGGCGTCGTGGTCGACGCAGAGCGCTTCCGGCACGAATCCCGACACGGGCGAGCCGTTCAGCGAGGGCCTGGCGAACGGCGAGTATTACTTCGTCGAAACCGCCACGGACAACGACCATGTGCTAGACGATGCGACGCACCTCGCGTTCACGCTCGACAACGCGACGCACGGCACGACGGTTGAGAAGGAGGCCGTGAACGAGAAGATGAACGCGTCCATGAGCCTGCTCAAGGTGGACGCGTCGGCTACCGCGACGCCCGTCGAGGGCGCTGCGTTCGATCTTGCCTACACGCCTGCGGGGTCGACCTCCTCGACGACGACCACGCTGACCACCGGATCCGACGGCCTGATCAAGGCCGAGAACCTGGGCAAGGGCAGCTACACCCTCAAGGAGACGGGGACGGACGCCAGCTACAAGAACGGCGGCTTCGAGGCCACGTTCACGGTGACCGACGGCTGCCAGGACGTGCCGCTCGTCATCGGTAGGGATGCGGTGGGCCAGGCGCCGTATAACCTGACAATCGCCGCCGACGAGGCACACCTGCTGGCCGGCTCGCTTTCCAACGAGCGCGTGCCCGGCACGGTGAACGTGGAGAAGCAGGATGCGGGCGGCAACGCGCTTGCGGGCGTGACGTTCGAGGTGCGCAAGGCGTCAGACGACAAGGCGGTCGCCTCGAAGACGACCGATGGCCAGGGCAAAGCGACGTTCGCCGACCTGCCGTGGGATAGCTACTACCTGGTGGAGACGGCTGTGCCCGCCGGCTACGTGCTCGACGACACGCCTCATGGGTTCGCCATCGGCAAGGGCGTGCTGACCAAGAACTTCACCGTTGCCGGCGATGGCGCTATCACGAACAAGCAGAACGAGTTCACGCTTGAGAAATACGCGGCCGGCGACGCGACGGGGCTCTCCGGTGCCACATTCACCATCACGGGCACGTTCGCCGACGGCACGGGTGAGGAGACGCGCACGCTGCTCGACGCCGCGCAGTCCGTCACGTGGACGGGCCAGCTCGTGGGCGGCAGCACCTACGCTATCACGGAGACCGTCCCGCCGAAGGGCTACCAGACGGTGCCTGCCTTCGACGTCATCATGAACGCGGACGGCACGCTGTCCTTCCCTGGCGCGCACGAGGGCGTGATGCTTGACGGCACCACCACCATCAAGGTGAGCGATCCCAAGAACACGGCCTCCATCGCGAAGGTAGACGCCGAGGGCGCCAACCTCGCCGCCGCGCGGTTCAAGCTGTCCGGCACGTTCGCCGACGGCTCCACGGAACGCACGTGGACCTCGACTGCGTCCGACGAACCGCTGGAAGGCTTGCTCGTCGCTGGCGCGGAATATGTGCTCACTGAGGAAGCCCCGGCTCCCGGCTACACGCTGCCGACCACGCTGCCGGCCACGCTGCGCATGACGAACGACGGCCAGCTGGAGCGCAAGGACGGCTCCGACTGGGTCGCGGAGGCGGGCAACCGCTTCGTCGTCGAGGACGCTAAGAACGCGCTTACGCTGTCCAAGCAAGATGAGGGCGGCAATCCCTTGTCAGGTGCTTCGTTCGAGATCAAGGGCACGTTCGCCGACGGTACGACCGGGGTGCGCACGATGCTGGACGGCGCGTCGTCCGCGACGTTGACCGGCGAGCTCGTGGCCGGCAACTCCTACACGGTGCACGAGGTCGTGCCGCCCGACGGCTACGTGAAGATGGACGACTTCGCCATCGTCATGAACGCCGACGGCACCGTCAAGGCCGACGGCACGCTGCCGGACGGCGTGTCCATCGAGGGTCATGCCATCGTCGTGAAGGACGTGCAGAACACCTTCACGCTTGCGAAGTACGCCGAGGACGGCACGACAGAGCTGGCGGGTGCCACGTTCGAGATCGCGGGCACGTTCGCAGGCGGCACGGCTGAGGAGACGCGCGAGCTGCTGAACGGCGCGAAGTCCGAGACGAACCCGGGTATGCTGGTGGGCGGCAATTCCTACACGCTGCACGAGAAGACGCCGCCGGAGGGATACAAGCCGGTGGGCGACTTCCAGGTGACCATGGGCGCGGACGGCACGCTCTCGCTCGTGGGCACGCCGGACGGCGTGAGCCGTGACGGCAACGCCATCAAGGTGAAGAACGAGCAGATCAAAGCGTCGCTTGCGAAGGTGGGCGAGGACGGCGGGCTTCTGGCCGGCGCTACGCTGGAACTGGCGGGGAAGTTCGCCAACACGGCTGAGACGAAGCTGACCTGGACGTCGTCGGGCACCGAGGCGTGGAACCTCGACGGGAAGCTCATAGCGGGCGAGACGTACACGCTCACCGAGCCGCGCCTGGCCGGGCACCTCACGCTGCCCGCCGAAGGCATCGAGTTGGCCGTGGGCGACGACGGCGTCCTGTCCATCACGCGCAACCAGCAGCTCGACGGCACGGACGGCATGGTGGACGCGGCCTCCCTCGTGGACAACGGCCTGCGGCTCAACCTGCTGAACGTGGCCATCGCGGCCGACGTGGAGCTGACGAAGACGCTCGACGGCGCCGGCGCGCTTTCGGGCGTGACGTTCGACCTGTACGAGGAGGGCGCCGGCTCTCCCCTGAAGTCCGGCCTCGTCACCGATGCGGACGGCAAGATCAAGGTGGAAGGCCTTCCCGAGGGCAGCTACTACTTCGTGGAGACGGCCACGGTGGACGGCGCGGTGGTGGACACGGACCACCAGACGTTCACGGTGGGCGAGGGCCAGCACCATACGGTGGTCCCCGTGGCCATGGACAACACGAGCTTCAAGACCTCCGTGTCGCTTGCGAAGGTGGACGGCACGAGCGGCGAGGCCCTGGCGGGCGCGCAGTTCGCCCTGTTCAAGCAGGACGGCAGCGGCGCCTTCCAGCCGGTGGGCTCGCCGGTGTCAACCAACGAGCACGGCATGGTGTCGTTCACGATGGGCGAGCGGGGCACCTACCGCGTCCAGGAGACGGCCGCGCCCGTGGGCTACGTGTACGACGCGAGCGCGCCCTACACGGCCGAGTTCACGGTGGAGAACACCCGCGCGTTCCAGAACGAGACGCTCGAGCTGGCGGAGAACGTGGATGCCGCCACGGCGGCGAAGTACGACTTGACGGTGGAGAACGCCCGGTACAAGGACGGCTTCGTGGCCAACGAGCGCAAGCTGGGCACGGTGACGCTCGCGAAGGCCGACGCCTCCACGGGCGATCCGCTGAACGGCGCCGAGTTCGAGCTGTACGCCGCGGGCGATCCGGCCACGCTGCTGGGCACTTACACGACCGGCGATCCTGCCGGCGACGGCGTGCTGTCCATCGCGGATTTGGCCTGGGGCGACTACTATCTGCAAGAGGCGCGGGCCGACGGCTACAAGCTCGATGCGACGCATCGCGAGTTCTCCATCGGCGCGACCGAGCTCTCGATCGACCTCGGCACGGTGGGCAACGATCCTATCGTGTTCTCGTTCGACAAGCTCGAGCTGTACGCCGAGAGCTGCTCGGACCCGGTGCTCGGGGCCGAGGACCCGGCGGCCGTGCGCCCGCTGGAGGGCGCCGAGTTCACGCTGTTCGCCGATGAGGCGTGCACGCAGCCGGTGAAGCTGGCGGACGGCAGCCCCGCAGCGGCGGCGAGCGATGCGGGCGGCCTGGTGCGCTTCGAGCGCGTGGTGGCCGGATCCTGTTTCGTGAAGGAGACGGCGGTGCCCGACGGGCGCGCCGACAACCCCGTCGTGTACGCGCTCGACATCGCGACGGACGGCACGGTGACGCGCTTCGCGCCGACGGGCCAGGGCGAGGGCGTGCTCACCCAGGTGGTGAACGACGTGCACCGCGCCGACATCCGCATCAAGAAGGTGGCGGAGACCGACGAGGGCAAGGTGCTGCCGAACTCGGTGTACGGCCTGTTCAAGCGCGTGGCACCTGCGCCTCGCATGCTCGCGCGGGCCATCCTTCCGCAGGCAGCTGGCCCCGAGGGCGGCCTGCAGCTCGTCGCCAAGGCCACCACCGGCCCGGACGGCTTCCTCACGTTCAAGGGCATCCTCATGGATACCGAGTACGTCATCCAGGAGCTGGTGGCGCCCGACGGCAGCCTCGTGTCGAAGAACCCCGTCAAGCTGACGTTCGCCATGGGGGAGGACGGCGCGCCGCGCATCGTCGCGTTCGAGGACGGCTCGGGCACGGCCAAGGTGGACGAGAACGGCAACATCGTGTGGCGCGAGCCGCAGGTGATAGTGGGCTTCGCGAAGACTGACCCGTCGGGCGCGCTGCTCGCGGGCGCGCAGCTGCAGGTGGTGGACGAGGCGGGCGCCGTGGTGGGCGAGCCGTGGACGTCGTCGGCCGACGGGGAGCACCTCATCGAGGGCGTGCTCACGGCCGGGAAGACGTACCGCCTGGTGGAGACGCAGGCGCCTACGGGCTACCAGAAGGCGGCCGACGTGGAGTTCACGGTGGACGATCCTAAGCTCGGGCCCGACGAGGGCCACGTGCAGCACGTGACGATGGTCGACCATCCGCTGCCCGCCGTGCCGGCGAGCCCGAAGCCCGGCGCCCTCCTGCGCACGGGCGACCCTGCGGCGCAGATGGCGCTGCTCGCGGGAGGCGTGGCCCTGGCCTGCGGAGCCGTGGCCGGCGCCGCCTCGCTCAGGCGCCGCCGCAAAAGCTGA